The following are from one region of the Oncorhynchus masou masou isolate Uvic2021 chromosome 24, UVic_Omas_1.1, whole genome shotgun sequence genome:
- the LOC135512976 gene encoding ubiquitin carboxyl-terminal hydrolase 24-like isoform X1 — METEEEQHMTTLLCMGFPDPVAIRKALRLAKNDINEAVALLTNESPGLGYGYEPMESGPAPGPCGDGETTGRTGTGGFDPPPAYHDVVESERNNDENGNCSGGSMEFPTTNLYELESRVFTDHWSIPYKREESLGKCLVAATCLAKHGLADADENCKRFMDRCMHEAFKKLLTSSAVHKWGTEIHEGIYNMLMLLVELVAERVKQEPIPVGLMGVLAMAFNPDNEYHFKNRMKACQRNWSEVFGEEAMFAVSPSNNYQKEPHGWLVDLVNLFGEMGGFTAIQAKLNTEEIEIGCVSALVQPLAVCAEYLNSSLVQPMLDPVIHKMITYVQNLEEKDLKDKRLVSIPELLSAIKLLCMRFQTALVTVVDDLRLDTLLRMLKTPHFSTKMNSLKEVTKLIEESTVSKTVKNAIDTDRLLDWLVENSVLSIALEGNIDQAQYCDRIKGIIELLGSKLSLDELSKIWMIQAGQSSTVIENIHTIMAAAAVKFNFEQLSHLFVLIQKSWEVESDRVRQKLLSLIGRIGREARSEATTGKVLEVLWELAHLPTLPTSLVQQASEEHLAILTDAYAVKETVKRCYIIKCIEDIKKTQTEEEGKTSDIQSSFLTGSWGKKKAKENSLAKSSQQGSPQAVWVVPALRQLHEITRSFIKQTYQKQDKQSIIQDLKKNFEIVKLITGSLVVCHRLAVSAAGNNGLTGHTLVDGRYTYQEYLDGHLRFLAFFLQEASLYLVWNRAKELWDCLVSGPEVCELDREMCFEWFTKGQHDLESDVQQQLFKEKILKLEPYEITMNGFNLFKTFFENVNLCDHRLKRQGTQLCVERLDLAGMDFIWRIAMETPDEEIANEAIQLIITYSYTNLNPKMKKDSVSLHKKFIADCYKRLEAASSALGGPTLTHAVTRATKMLTATTMPTVATSVQSPSRSTKLVIIERLLLLAERYVITIEDLYSVPRTILPHGASFNGHPVSLHVTYESTKDTFTLEAHSNETIGSIRWKIAEHLNCPVDNVQIFANDSVLTMNRDQKLLSQLGFSDEQSLTVKSSGTGTPSGGSSESSVSASSSSSAVFNSAYAMEQEKSLPGVVMALVCNVFEMLYQLANLDEPRVTLRVRKLLLLIPTDPEVQDALDNFVPKESSVWSHQKTLFTLGQGSGSRSPSLGSKQQHQPSAASILESLFRSSAPGMSTFRVLYNLEVLSSKLMPTSDDEMAKTSVKSFCENFLKAGGLSLVVNVMQRDSIPSEVDYETRQGVYSICLQLARFLLVGQSMPSLLDDDVIREGDTLSSRPFRNAGRPGRQLSLCGTPEKSSYRQMSLSERSSIRVEEIIPAARVAIQTMEVGDFTSTVACFMRLTWAAAAGRLDLVGSPQPIRPEHSSLLPLVVRSRVSSTGSNCSSSSEGEAPPTALHAGICVKQQSVSIKDCIIAREALSLLVTCLQLRTQQLGSFYNLPCVSDFIIDILLGSASGEIRRVACDQLYTLSQSDTSAFPEIIKPNVFLLRVVLTSQLPLWSPTSVMRGVNQRLLSQCTEYFELRCQLLDDLTSSEMEVLSVSAAAMLEDEISWLDNFEPSWSSEMETSEADNILQAGHLRLIKTLLSLCGTEKEHLGPSLIQQLLDDFLFRASRIILNTSDPASSSPPSHDFHPKCSTASSRLAAYEVLVMLADSSVANLQLITRELLSMHHQSDSSLSKEFDFLPPVDSRSVSGFVGLKNGGATCYMNAVFQQLYMQPGLAEAFLSIEDDTEQPDESVFCQVQSLFGHLMESKLQYYVPENFWKIFKMWNKELYVREQQDAYEFFTSLVDQLDEHLKKIGREQIFKNTFQGIFSDQKICKDCPHRYEREETFMALNLGVTSCQSLEISLDQFVRGEVLEGTNAYYCEKCKEKRTTVKRTCIKSLPSVLCIHLMRFGFDWESGRSIKYDEQIRFPWVLNMEPYTVSGMARQDGGAEGGDGRGEAGGSPRKKVTISENYELVGVVVHSGQAHAGHYYSFIKDRRSARGRWYKFNDNVVEEFDMNDETLEYECFGGEYRPKVYDQSNPYPDVRRRYWNAYMLFYQRISDQNSPVLPKKSRVSAMRQEAEDLTLSAPSSPDVSPQSSPRPPRANNDRLSVLTRLVRKGEKKGLFVEKMPARIYQMVRDENLKFMKNRDVYNSDYFNFTLSLASVNATKLKHPAYQAMARESLQLAVHFLFHTYLHTKKKLRVDTEEWMATVEVLLSKSSEACHWMAQYLVGPEGREITKVCLLECGVREVRVVVAAILEKTLESALHFADSGLDSLTDALLSLLDKDVPENVKHCNQYFSLFSNFAQRGSGPCQLLLKHSAYRRMLIFLLGPNRQNNQNRRWSPAQAREFLHLHSTLALMTLHSDLNTQHTHDQGVCKLNVSSVPASSILLQLDADIMASLFTHEGQPYLLEVMFAVRELSGPLTVLIEMVTYCSFCNEPFSLGVLQLLKTQLETAPPHELKNVFQLLQELLVVEDPLQTQRLKYAFESEKGLLALMHQSNNVDSSRCYQCVKFLVTLAQKCVPAKDYFKDLSGHWSWAVQWLQKKMSEHYWTPQSNVSNETSTAKTFQRTISAQDTLAYATALLNEKEPSGSSNGSDGSPANENADRSLRQGSESPMMLGDSKSDLEDVDP; from the exons ATGGAGACAGAAGAGGAGCAACACATGACGACCCTCCTCTGCATGGGTTTCCCAGATCCTGTGGCTATACGCAAGGCGCTACGCCTGGCGAAAAACGACATCAACGAGGCTGTGGCGCTCCTGACCAACGAAAGCCCCGGGCTTGGGTATGGATATGAGCCGATGGAGAGTGGCCCTGCCCCGGGCCCATGCGGAGACGGGGAGACCACCGGGCGGACTGGGACTGGAGGGTTCGACCCACCCCCCGCTTACCACGATGTGGTGGAGAGCGAG AGGAATAATGATGAGAATGGGAACTGTTCTGGGGGCAGTATGGAGTTCCCCACCACTAACCTGTATGAACTGGAGAGCAGAGTGTTCACTGACCACTGGTCCATCCCCTACAAGAGAGAGGAGTCACTGGGCAAATGTCTGGTCGCAGCCACCTGCTTAGCCAAACACG GTCTGGCAGATGCAGATGAGAACTGTAAGCGGTTTATGGACCGGTGTATGCACGAGGCCTTTAAGAAG CTCCTGACCAGTAGTGCTGTCCATAAGTGGGGGACAGAGATCCATGAGGGGATCTATAACATGTTGATGTTACTGGTGGAACTGGTGGCTGAGAGGGTCAAACAGGAACCCATACCCGTTGGGCTAATGGGAGTACTGGCTATG GCCTTTAACCCAGACAACGAGTACCACTTTAAGAACCGTATGAAGGCGTGTCAGAGGAACTGGAGCGAGGTGTTTGGAGAGGAAGCCATGTTCGCTGTTTCGCCTAGCAACAACTACCAGAAG GAGCCTCATGGCTGGCTGGTAGACTTGGTCAATCTG tttggagagatgggagggttcACTGCTATCCAGGCTAAACTCAATACAGAGGAGATAGAGATTGgg tgtgtgtctgCTCTGGTCCAGCCTCTAGCTGTGTGTGCAGAATACCTCAACTCCAGCCTTGTGCAG CCCATGTTGGATCCTGTTATCCATAAGATGATCACCTACGTTCAGAACCTTGAGGAGAAAGATCTCAAAGACAAG AGGCTGGTGAGCATCCCAGAGCTGCTGTCGGCCATCAAGCTGCTGTGTATGAGGTTCCAGACTGCCCTGGTAACTGTTGTGGATGACCTACGCCTGGACACTCTGCTACGCATGTTGAAGACTCCTCACTTTTCCACCAAAATGAACTCCCTCAaagag gTGACTAAGCTGATCGAGGAGAGTACTGTGTCTAAGACGGTGAAGAATGCCATTGACACAGACAGACTGCTGGACTGGCTGGTGGAAAACTCTGTCCTCTCAATAGCACTGGAGG GTAACATAGACCAGGCCCAGTATTGTGATCGAATAAAAGGCATCATTGAGTTGCTGGGCAGTAAACTGTCTCTGGACGAGCTCTCCAAGATCTGGATGATACAGGCAGGACAGTCGTCCACGGTGATTGAGAACATCCACACCATCATGGCTGCAGCTGCTGTCAAGTTCAACTTCGAGCAGCTCAGCCACCTGTTTGTCCTTATACAGAAG agctGGGAGGTAGAGAGTGACCGTGTGAGGCAGAAGCTGCTCAGTCTGATTGGGAGGATCGGTAGAGAGGCCCGCTCTGAGGCCACCACAGGGAAGGTGCTGGAGGTGCTGTGGGAGTTAGCCCACCTGCCAACCCTGCCCACCTCCCTGGTACAGCAGGCGTCTGAGGAACACCTGGCCATCCTCACTGACGCGTACGCTGTGAAGGAGACTGTCAAACGCTGCTACATCATCAAATGTATAGAGGACATCAAGAAG ActcagactgaggaggagggtaAAACCAGCGACATTCAGAGCTCGTTTCTTACTGGCTCCTGGGGCAAGAAGAAAGCCAAAGAAAACTCATTGGCCAAA TCTTCTCAACAGGGCAGTCCCCAGGCGGTCTGGGTGGTTCCAGCTCTGCGGCAGCTCCATGAGATCACACGCTCCTTCATCAAACAGACCTACCAGAAACAGGACaag CAGAGCATCATCCAGGACTTGAAGAAGAACTTTGAGATCGTCAAACTGATTACAGGATCTCTGGTGGTCTGCCATCGACTAGCGGTGTCTGCAGCTGGAAACAACGGACTCACCGGACACACACTAGTGGACGGACGATACACCTACCAGGAG taTCTAGATGGCCACCTGAGGTTCCTGGCCTTCTTCCTCCAGGAGGCCAGCCTCTACCTGGTCTGGAACAGAGCCAAAGAACTATGGGACTGCCTGGTCTCTGGACCCGAAGTCTGCGAGCTGgacagagag atgtgttttGAGTGGTTCACTAAGGGCCAGCATGATCTGGAGAGTGATGTTCAGCAGCAGCTCTTCAAAGAGAAGATCCTCAAACTGGAGCCCTATGAGATTACTATGAATG GCTTTAATCTGTTTAAGACCTTCTTTGAGAATGTCAACTTGTGTGACCATCGCTTGAAACGCCAGGGGACTCAACTG tgtgtggagCGCCTAGACCTGGCTGGGATGGACTTTATCTGGCGTATCGCCATGGAAACGCCTGATGAGGAGATCGCTAACGAGGCCATACAGCTAATCATCACATACAGCTACACCAACCTCAACCCCAAAAtgaagaag GATTCTGTGTCTTTACACAAGAAGTTCATTGCTGATTGTTACAAACGACTGGAG gcAGCCAGTTCAGCTCTAGGAGGGCCCACGTTGACTCATGCTGTTACCAGGGCAACCAAGATGCTGACCGCCACCACCATGCCGACTGTAGCCACGTCTGTCCAATCACCTTCCAGGTCCACCAAGCTGGTGATCATTGAGAGGCTGCTGCTATTGGCTGAGCGTTATGTCATCACTATCGAG GACCTGTATTCTGTGCCTCGTACCATTCTACCTCACGGAGCGTCGTTCAATGGCCACCCTGTCTCTCTACATGTCACCTATGAGTCCACCAAAGACACCTTCACCTTGGAGGCCCACAGTAACGAGACTATAGGCAGCATCCGCTGGAAGATTGCCGAGCATCTCAACTGTCCAGTCGACAACGTTCAGATCTTTGCCAACGACAGCGTG ttgaCTATGAACCGGGACCAGAAGCTGCTGTCCCAGCTGGGGTTCAGTGATGAGCAGTCTCTGACAGTGAAGAGCTCTGGCACAGGGACACCCTCTGGTGGCAGCTCAGAGTCCTCCGTCTCCGCTTCCTCCTCCAGCTCCGCTGTCTTCAACTCAGCTTATGCTATGGAACAG GAGAAGTCCCTTCCAGGTGTTGTCATGGCATTGGTGTGTAATGTGTTTGAGATGCTCTACCAGCTGGCCAACCTGGACGAACCACG gGTAACTCTGCGTGTACGTAAGCTGCTGCTGCTGATCCCAACAGACCCAGAGGTTCAGGACGCTCTAGATAACTTTGTTCCCAAAGAGTCCAGTGTCTGGAGTCACCAG aaGACATTGTTCACCctgggtcaggggtcaggctCTCGGTCTCCGTCTCTGGGTTCTAAGCAACAGCACCAGCCCAGTGCTGCCTCCATCTTGGAATCACTCTTCAGATCCTCTGCTCCTGGGATGTCCACCTTCAGAGTCCTCTACAACCTGGag gTGTTGAGTTCTAAGTTGATGCCGACCTCCGATGATGAGATGGCAAAGACCAGTGTCAAGTCTTTCTGTGAGAACTTTCTGAAAGCTGGAGGTCTCAGTTTGGTGGTGAACGTGATGCAGCGGGACTCTATTCCCTCTGAGGTGGACTATGAGACCAGACAGGGAGTCTACTCCATCTGTCTACAACTGgccag GTTCTTATTGGTTGGCCAAAGTATGCCGTCGTTGCTGGATGATGATGTCATCCGAGAGGGTGACACACTATCTAGTCGGCCATTCCGTAACGCAGGGCGACCAGGGAGACAGCTGTCGCTGTGTGGAACGCCTGAGAAGAGCTCCTATAGACAGATGTCTCTGTCTGAACGCTCCTCCATCAGAGTAGAGGAGATCATCCCTGCTGCACGCGTAGctatacag ACGATGGAGGTGGGGGACTTCACCTCGACGGTGGCGTGTTTCATGCGTCTAACCTGGGCGGCAGCCGCCGGCCGATTGGATCTCGTCGGCAGTCCTCAGCCAATCAGACCTGAACACAGCTCACTCCTCCCCCTCGTGGTCCGCAGCCGTGTCAGCAGcactg GAAGTAACTGCAGCTCCAGCAGTGAGGGCGAGGCGCCGCCCACAGCGTTGCATGCTGGGATATGTGTGAAGCAGCAGAGTGTTTCTATTAAAGACTGCATCATTGCTAGAGAGGCCTTGTCTCTACTGGTCACCTGCCTACAGCTACGGACACAGCAGCTAG GGTCATTCTACAACCTCCCCTGTGTCAGCGACTTCATTATCGACATCCTGCTGGGATCAGCCAGTGGAGAG ATCCGGCGCGTGGCGTGTGACCAGCTGTACACTCTGAGCCAATCAGACACGTCTGCGTTCCCTGAGATCATCAAGCCCAACGTGTTCCTGCTGCGAGTCGTCCTCACCTCCCAGCTGCCCCTCTGGAGCCCCACGTCTGTCATGAGGGGAGTCAaccagag GTTGCTGTCTCAGTGTACTGAATACTTTGAACTGCGATGTCAACTACTGGATGACCTGACCA GTTCAGAGATGGAGGTGTTGTCAGTGAGTGCGGCAGCCATGTTGGAAGATGAGATCAGCTGGTTGGATAACTTTGAGCCCAGCTGGAGCTCTGAGATGGAGACTAGCGAAGCTGACAACATCCTGCAGGCTGGACACCTCCGCCTCATCAAAACACTACTGTCACTCTGTGGCACCGAGAAGGAACACCTGG GTCCTTCTCTGATCCAGCAGCTGTTGGATGACTTCCTGTTTCGAGCATCCCGCATCATCCTGAACACGTCTGACCCCGCCTCTAGCTCCCCCCCCAGCCACGACTTCCACCCCAAGTGCAGCACGGCCAGCAGCAGATTGGCAGCCTACGAGGTGCTGGTGATGCTAGCAGACAGCTCTGTGGCCAACCTACAGCTTATCACCAGAGAACTGCTGTCCATGCACCACCAGTCAGACTCCTCGCTCAGCAAGGAGTTTGAC TTCCTCCCGCCGGTGGACAGTCGCTCTGTGTCGGGGTTCGTAGGGTTAAAGAACGGTGGAGCCACCTGCTATATGAATGCTGTGTTCCAGCAGCTGTACATGCAGCCTGGCCTGGCTGAGGCCTTTCTGTCTATAGAGGACGACACGGAGCAGCCAGACGAGAGTGTTTTCTGTCAGGTCCAGTCTCTGTTCGGACACCTGATGGAGAGCAAGCTGCAGTACTACGTCCCTGAGAACTTCTGGAAG ATCTTTAAGATGTGGAATAAGGAGCTGTATGTACGGGAGCAGCAGGATGCCTATGAGTTCTTCACTTCACTGGTGGACCAGTTGGACGAGCACCTCAAG AAAATCGGCCGTGAGCAGATCTTCAAGAATACTTTCCAGGGAATCTTCTCTGATCAGAAGATCTGCAAAGACTGCCCTCACCg GTATGAGCGAGAGGAGACGTTTATGGCACTGAACCTGGGTGTGACTTCCTGTCAGAGTCTGGAGATCTCATTGGACCAGTTTGTCAGGGGGGAGGTGCTAGAAGGAACCAACGCCTACTACTGCGAAAAGTGCAAGGAGAAG CGTACCACAGTGAAGCGCACCTGCATAAAGTCCCTGCCCAGTGTTCTCTGTATCCATCTGATGCGCTTCGGCTTCGACTGGGAGAGCGGACGCTCCATCAAATACGACGAGCAGATCAGGTTTCCCTGGGTGCTGAACATGGAGCCCTACACAGTGTCTGGCATGGCTCGTCAGGATGGGGGAGCGGAGGGGGGAGATGGCCGGGGCGAGGCAGGGGGCTCACCCAGGAAGAAGGTGACCATCTCAGAGAACTACGAACTGGTGGGAGTTGTAGTCCACAGTGGACAGGCACACGCTGGACACTACTACTCCTTCATCAAGGACAGACg CAGTGCTAGGGGAAGGTGGTATAAGTTTAATGACAACGTGGTCGAGGAGTTTGATATGAATGACGAGACTCTGGAGTACGAGTGCTTTGGAGGAGAGTACCGGCCTAAAGTCTACGACCAGT ctaacCCCTACCCTGACGTGCGGCGGCGGTATTGGAACGCCTACATGTTGTTCTACCAGAGGATCAGTGACCAGAACTCTCCTGTTCTCCCTAAGAAGAGCAGAGTCAGTGCCATGAGGCAAGAGGCAGAAGACCTCACACT TTCGGCACCCTCTAGCCCAGATGTCAGTCCCCAGTCGTCCCCTCGGCCCCCCAGGGCCAACAATGACCGTCTCTCTGTCCTGACCCGCCTCGTACggaagggagagaagaaaggaCTGTTTGTGGAGAAGATGCCTGCTAGGATCTACCAG atggtgagAGATGAGAACCTGAAGTTTATGAAGAACAGAGATGTGTACAACAGCGACTACTTCAACTTCACTCTGTCTCTGGCCTCCGTCAACGCG ACAAAGCTGAAGCACCCAGCCTACCAGGCCATGGCCAGAGAGAGTCTCCAGTTGGCGGTCCACTTCCTGTTCCACACCTACCTCCACACCAAGAAGAAGCTGCGGGTGGACACAGAGGAGTGGATGGCTACGGTGGAGGTGCTGCTGTCTAAAAGCAGTGAAGCCTGTCACTGGATGGCTCAGTACCTGGTGGGACCTGAGGGACGAGAGATCACCAA ggTGTGTCTGTTGGAGTGTGGGGTGAGGGAGGTGAGGGTCGTAGTGGCAGCCATCTTGGAGAAAACCTTAGAGAGTGCTCTCCACTTCGCTGACTCTGGATTGGACAGCCTGACCGATGCGCTCCTCTCCCTATTGGACAAAGACGTTCCTGAGAACGTCAAACACTGCAACCAATACTTCAGCCTCTTCAGCAACTTTGCTCAGAGG GGCTCTGGTCCGTGCCAGTTGTTGTTGAAACACTCAGCGTATCGCAGGATGCTCATCTTCCTCCTCGGACCCAACAGACAGAacaaccag AATCGGAGGTGGAGTCCAGCCCAGGCCAGAGAGTTCCTGCACCTGCACTCCACTCTGGCCCTGATGACTCTCCACTCAGACCtcaacacacagcacacacatg atcAAGGTGTCTGTAAGCTGAATGTGAGCAGTGTCCCtgcctcctccatcctcctccagcTCGACGCTGACATCATGGCCTCGCTCTTCACCCACGAGGGACAGCCTTACCTGCTGGAG GTGATGTTTGCTGTGCGGGAGTTGTCCGGCCCTCTGACTGTGCTGATAGAGATGGTGACGTACTGCTCCTTCTGTAATGAACCCTTCTCCCTGGGAGTACTACAGCTGCTCAAG ACTCAGTTGGAGACCGCTCCGCCCCATGAGCTGAAGAACGTGTTCCAACTACTGCAGGAGCTGCTG gtgGTGGAGGATCCTCTTCAGACTCAGAGACTGAAGTACGCCTTCGAGTCAGAGAAAGGTCTGCTAG CATTGATGCACCAGAGTAACAATGTGGACAGCAGCCGCTGCTATCAGTGTGTCAAGTTCCTGGTTACCCTGGCACAGAA gtgtgtTCCTGCTAAGGACTATTTTAAAGATCTGTCTGGTCACTGGAGCTGGGCAGTGCAATGGCTGCAGAAAAAG ATGTCGGAACACTACTGGACTCCTCAGAGCAACGTGTCCAATGAGACGTCCACAGCCAAAACATTCCAGCGCACCATCTCAGCCCAGGACACGCTGGCCTACGCCACAGCACTGCTCAACGAGAAGGAGCCATCTGGCAGCAGCAACGGCTCTGACGGTAGTCCAGCCAACGAGAACGCCGACCGCAGCCTCCGACAG gGTTCTGAGTCTCCCATGATGCTTGGTGATTCAAAGAGTGATCTGGAGGATGTTGACCCTTAG